CTTCCTTTGTCTGGAAGAAGCTCTCAGGCGAGTTCACAAGGCTTAGGGGTGAGTGCTCCTTTGTCATGCCCGTCAAGGACCACTCCAGCTGGAGCGACTACCTCGATTTGAGCCTTGATGGGAAAACGAGCGATTCGCGCTGGCTCGGTTACAGAAGGGTTGATGGAAGGGTCTTTGCAAGGAAGGTAAATGGGCGAAAGGTCTCCCAGCTCTGGAAGGTGGCCTTTACGAGGCTCTTTGCCGAGCTTAACAGGGCTGTAAGGCTCGGCGTTTTGAGGAGTCTCCTGGAGCTCGGAGCGAGTGATGTGAAGGAGTTCCTAGTGAGATACGCGAGGGTTTTCTTTAGGGGCTACTACGATTACTTCGGTTTGACCACGTCAGTTAACTACGTTCTTGAACCTGTCAATGGTGATAGGGAAGCCCTAAAGCTCGGAAGGGTCTACTACCTCATGCTCCTCGCCAATCACTCCTGCCCGCGCTTCTGGGAGAACCTCGACACGCGGGTGGCGTTTTCGAACGTTTCGGTGATGGCCAAGGTTCTTATAGAGCTGATGAAGTACTTCGACGGAAGCGAGCTCCAAAGCCTCTTCGTTGGGTCATACCTGAGGCTCCTCAACTTCGAGGGCTTTTACCATGTCTGGCACCTCGGTGGGTTTCCGTCCATCGAGGGCTGGGAGACAAGCGAAGAAGCCTGGCGTGAGGCGCTGAAGCCCGAAGTTCCGACCAGCGGTTACAACGTCGTTACAAGGGCAACCCTCTACGTTGGAAAACGTGACCTGAAAGGCGAGCTAAGGAACCTTGTTGAGAACTACAACCTTGAGTGGGCTGTAGCCGATACAGGGCACGTTCCTGGGGAGGCTCATGGTCTCTGGGAGAACTCAAAGTTCTGCGAGCACAGGGAGTAGGTTTATATTTTGTTTTTCCTAAATTTATAACTGGTGGTTTCAATGAAGCCCAAGAAGGGTTTCGAGCTGAAAGAATCACGGCTGATTGAATTTTTAGAGAGGGGCTTTGATGGTAAAAACGTCCTCGAGCTTAAGACTACCCTAGAACGTTTGAAGACATTAATTGGAAGAAAGGGTTTTATCTTAATCCTTCAGATTCCACTTCTCCCTGCTCAGGAAGAGATAGGTTTCCTTCTCCAGTTCCTTGGGAACATAGTTTAACAGTACGTTGGCCCCTTTAACCGCTTCCCGTATTCCCCTTCCAAGGGAGACCTGCCCCTTTTCGAGGAGCTCGATGACAACATCCACGGCGTTCTCTTTGACTCTTTTTTCCGAGTAGAGCCTCTTTCCCACAATCCAGACCTTCTCGTTCTTTTCGTAGAACCTCCTGCCTCTCTCCGTGAAGAACTCCGGCCCCGGCTTGAGCATTATCCTCTCCCTCTCTGCCCTGTCCAGTTCGAGCATTATGAAGGCCTTCTCGGTTTTTCCAACGTTCCAGCCGAGGACCTTGAAACCCTCCCTTTCGAGGGCTTTCTCAAGACCCTTGGCGCTCCTCTCGAGCTGAGGCAGCAGGAGGTCGTCAACCATATTCGGCACTTCAAAGACGAGGGTGAGCAGGATGGTCTTTCTTTCCCTCAGTACTTCGAGGTAGTTTTTCCAGGGTTTTTCTGGTGGGAAAAAGAACTTAATTGAAGGCTTTTCAAGAAACTCCGCGCTTTTGAAGTAGAAAATCCCGTAGCGCTCCCAGCTCAGGTTTGCAGAAACGTTCCTCCTTGGGTCAACGGGGTCTATAACTATGAGAGGTTTGTTCTCATTGATTTCCCTCTCTACAGTTTTTCTGGCAATCTCGGGTTCTTTTCTCAGCCAATCCGCGGGGTCTATTATCTTCTGTCTCAGTATGAAGCCTGCCTTTTCGAGAACCTCGAGGAAGGAGCCGTATTTAACCACCAGAATCTCGGCGAGGTAGCCTGAAAAACCCCTCACGTAAACCTCGCTTCCATAGGCATTTATTCCCTTGAGGAAACGTTTGAGCAGTCTGACCTCATCGTTCCTGCCATCTAAGTGTTCGTTTACCCATTGGGTGTGGAGTATCGAGCGGTCCACCGCTGTTCTAACGTCCCTCCAGCTCTTCACATCGTAGCAGGGAACCAAGTCAACGCTCACTCTCCTGTATTTTGCCCTTACGTAGGGATGCTCAGCGTAGGCAATCTCATATGAGTCGAGCTTCTCCGCTATTGCCTTTCCTAGCTCTAACCCTTTCTTTCGAAGCTCTTCGAGGGGGGTCTCCAAAGGAAAAGCCAAGAAGAGGTCAACGTCGTGGTCTCCAGCTAAGTAAGTGTCCTTTGCGAGAGAGCCGACGAAGTAGTGCTTAACATCGAGACCGAGTTCTTTTATGGTCTCATTGGCTATGCTCTTCAGCTCCTCCATTAGTCCCTCAACGAAGGTCCTCTCCTCCTCGGTCGGTCTGATTCGCTGGAGGACTTCGTTGATGACCACTTCGATGTCCATTGTCCTCACTCCGAGAGCTCGAATCTAGCGATAGTTTCGTAAATCGGTCCCCTGGGAGTTAGCGTGCTCTTTTTCAGCTCTATAGCATTGACCTCGAACTCACCGAAGTCCTCGTTGGCCAAATCCTTTAAAGCCATGGCCAGCTCGACCTTATCCCTCA
Above is a genomic segment from Thermococcus sp. containing:
- a CDS encoding glycoside hydrolase, producing MFMKYAHHFHAYQPGDVVYVRDGNGGGPIEYEERKSPVAIRIGGNEVRGENWTMAMLYSYEMISDTLSRLKGVSVDIEPFTLLMLLYYRRRAFEDTVELLRELDAVPTVPFHPIMPHLDEFEQGILARVSFDFYAPLTGNKPVVGYWLPEAVITKKTAEIVESATDKKLVFLLDERQLLYDFPQAKYSCNRYGGSFVFGREWSLSDAFAFNTLDVSGLVGETLSRRDEYKESIGVPYLVFTASDLESLLGNPQQLDRFVAWMEGIEKKGVERISAPSFVWKKLSGEFTRLRGECSFVMPVKDHSSWSDYLDLSLDGKTSDSRWLGYRRVDGRVFARKVNGRKVSQLWKVAFTRLFAELNRAVRLGVLRSLLELGASDVKEFLVRYARVFFRGYYDYFGLTTSVNYVLEPVNGDREALKLGRVYYLMLLANHSCPRFWENLDTRVAFSNVSVMAKVLIELMKYFDGSELQSLFVGSYLRLLNFEGFYHVWHLGGFPSIEGWETSEEAWREALKPEVPTSGYNVVTRATLYVGKRDLKGELRNLVENYNLEWAVADTGHVPGEAHGLWENSKFCEHRE
- the cca gene encoding CCA tRNA nucleotidyltransferase, yielding MDIEVVINEVLQRIRPTEEERTFVEGLMEELKSIANETIKELGLDVKHYFVGSLAKDTYLAGDHDVDLFLAFPLETPLEELRKKGLELGKAIAEKLDSYEIAYAEHPYVRAKYRRVSVDLVPCYDVKSWRDVRTAVDRSILHTQWVNEHLDGRNDEVRLLKRFLKGINAYGSEVYVRGFSGYLAEILVVKYGSFLEVLEKAGFILRQKIIDPADWLRKEPEIARKTVEREINENKPLIVIDPVDPRRNVSANLSWERYGIFYFKSAEFLEKPSIKFFFPPEKPWKNYLEVLRERKTILLTLVFEVPNMVDDLLLPQLERSAKGLEKALEREGFKVLGWNVGKTEKAFIMLELDRAERERIMLKPGPEFFTERGRRFYEKNEKVWIVGKRLYSEKRVKENAVDVVIELLEKGQVSLGRGIREAVKGANVLLNYVPKELEKETYLFLSREKWNLKD